CAGCTGCAGCATCAGCAGACACTTTATATGTTTCTTCAAGTGTACGAATTGCCACTGCGGTGTCCATATTAACCGCTGAAATATCCCCATGATCATCCTGTTAAGTTTTATAACGGAGAACGAAAAATAAATCAAATTACATATACACAATACGTTGCACAACATTTAGACCGATATATagcccaatatatatatatatatatatatatatatatatatatatatatatatatatatatatatatatatataaaataaacaagAACCTGCCAGTTTTTGCAGACAGAAATAATCTTGTCAAAGTCGGTGTTTATTGCACGAAGAAAATGATCAGAAGGACTTTGCATGATCGGGCAAGGAAACCCCGCATTTGAGAAGTGCTGCGTATAGAATAGTTTATTaaaaaattaacaataataataaaacaaatttTCATAAATGGAAATGTATACTTTTTGTAAATCCTGGATGAATCTTACCTGCAAGCAAGCCAACGTCTCCCCGAAAAAAAGTGTTTTTCCGTTTGAAAGAAGACAGATACGGTCAAAAAGGCCAAAGACTTCAGTGCTACTTTGATATATGGTGAAAATAAGAGTGCAGCCCGTGCTTGCGAGCTTCTTTAAAGTCACCATCATCAGTAGTGCAGAAACACTGAATTATAAATTTAACATTTATTAAGGTAACATAGTAGGTTGCAAAATCGCTACTAGTAAAGTACGGAGTACTAGttttagggagtactcggcaaCTCGAGGAGTACtctgatgttgaccaagtttgacttatgtTAACCAAGTTTGCCCTTTGACAGATTTtgacctaattttgacccattttccAAGTAATCCCGAGTTTGACCGAGTTTTGACTGATTTTCCGAGTAATCTCGAGTTTGACCGAGTTTTGACAGATGTTGACAGAGTTTGACCAAGTACTTGCCGAGTGCAAAAACCGAGTACTCGCCGAGTAATTCGGAGTTCTACAACACTAGTAACACATCACATAAGTTTCTATGTTTACATTTATAGTGAGTAATGAATAATGATTGTGTAGAGATGTTAAAACATATCATACGATTCACAAGAATTTGACAAAATAAGAGTCGATGAAAAGTGACCTGTCTAGATGAAAAAGAGGCTCGTCTATGAACAAAAGTTGTGGCTTCATCAAGAGCTCACTGGCAATGGTGACACGTCTTTTCTCGCCGCTAGAAAGACCCTTCGTACAACAATGGCCACCGATGAGCTTGTTTGCACAATCACCCAATGACATGGCAACTATCGCATCTTCAACGACACTCGTTTTATTACACATGAAACCGGGAAGCTGAAGTAGTGCCGAGTAGCATAGATATTCACGCACGGTTAATGATCCGATAAGTGTGTTTTTCTTCTCAACATATCCCTGTCAATAGTATAACAAATATGTCAAAATTAAACGCGTAAAGGTAACGGTTGATCATGAAGAAAATTTCAATACTTACATAGGATCCGTAAATCAATTTTGACTTTGCTCCGTTCACAAACACCTCACCGTAAATTTTTCCCGCATCATCTAGTCTTCCTGATGAATACGAGAACAATAAGCAGTGTTTCCGTACTCGGTTTTGCAACTCGGGGAATACTGTGTGAGAATtcggtcaaacatggtcaaagttggtcaaacccGGCCAAAACCTGGAATTACTAGAAAAATCGGTCAAAACTCGGCCAAAGATCTAGATTAATCGGATAATCGGTCAAAAACTTGGTCAAaatgggtcaaagtcaaacttggtcaacatccgagtactacCCCGAGTTGTTGAGTACTCGGTAAAAAGTCTCGACTAAGTATTCCCcaagtagcgatttttgcaaccttgacaATAAGTTGAATATAGATCAAAACTATAAACACAATATAACTAATCAAAGATTCAAAATGTTAGATACCTGCAAGGGACCTCAAAAGCGTAGATTTCCCCGACTTACCGGGGCCCATGATCACGGTAATCGTCCCAGGCAAAGCAAAACCATTCGAGTTTTTTACGACCCTATCAGAATACTTCCGTTTACCCTTTATACTAACCGTCAAATTCTTCCACGCAATTGAAGCGCCCGAGTTACTTGACACTACCGCCGTCACAGGTACCGGAGGTGATGACGGAGAATCGCTCCGAGAGGCGGTTGAAGCGGCGGCAACAACATTGTTCACTACCTTAACCTCAACGTCTGTATCGTCCCAATCGGGTGAATCCTCGAACGAAATTGGTTGTCGTAAAGAACCTGATTTTCTTAAGTAGTAAAAGTTGTTTAATGGAAATCGACTAACGGGACTACTAGGCGACGATGAAGATGACATGTAGTTATCTGATTGTGACTGTATTTCTTCCATTCGTACCGATCTTTTATTACATATTATCCAACATTCAAACCTGCATAAATGTGACATATTTGCATCAATTCGATAATAAATAAACTAACCTCTGAAATAAAGTTGCTAACTTTGGTCAAGAAAGAATTAACAGTGTCAAAGCTGTGATTCAAGCTAGTGACACAAGATACTCTGTTTAAGAGCAAAATCAGATAAAGTCAACATGGTCAAAAGTTGATAACTCAGCTACCATGTCATCATTTTGTCCCCAGGTCATCTTTCATCAAAAAAATGAAATTAGGAATTCTTATTGCCTTTTCTACCAACTTCTTAATTTAATTAAGTACCATTTATTATGATAATTCACTTTTACCTAAAAATGTAAAAATGAACATTAAATTTAAcctgaacattttttttttttttattttttttttttgattgttTGATTATAAACACTACATACTCTGTCTATATATGGGTGAACTTCAATATACTTCACATATACATTACcagaaaataaaattaaataaataaataaaaatacaaaagtGCAGATGAAGAAATTGACTTCAAGCAAATAGCTGGTGACCACATTATTCTGAGCATGGTAAGTAAAAGTAATAAAGAATCAATTTTTAACCTTAAAAAATCGAAAACAGATATATAGGAATAAAAAGAAGAAATATATAATTAATGAAGAACCTAAAGATTGAAGTATTATTAGAAAAGATAACAGaataaaatcaaaaaaaaaaaaaaatgaaaaagattTTGTATCAATGACCCAAACCCTAATGATAAATTTCTATAGGATAAAATAACTGAAAACACTAAAGATGAGTAtaaatgtaataaagatattgttaacaATGATCCAAAACCCTAAAGTTTGATATTTAATTAGGAACAAATAACTGAATGAATTTAAGAAAAGATTAAAGATGTCACATTATAATGTGATACAAATTAGAGCTCTGTTTTAACAATAAACCAAAACCGTAACTAGTAGTATGTTAATTAAGAATTAAGAAACATATTACAAATGACcaatagataaatataaatatgttggtAAAGTATGAAGAACATAGACTGACCTGAATCCTGCTGAGAGGGACAGTAAGTGGGAAAGTTAAGAGAAAAATGAAAGACAAAATTATTGAAGTATATTAATGGGgtgtctttttatttttattactccgtattactattaagatattaaaattaaatattaaattaaataattataattagtaattttTATTGTTAACCTTGGTATCAACTTATTTTGCGAAATGATTATCACAGGGCAACTAACCGTTTTGCGAGCAGTCCGGAATTATTGCGGACCAACCTCCGTAGGCATGAAGGAATGAATGCAGCGACCTGAAATCGAACTCGTGACTTCTACTATGGAAGGATGGACTCTCAACTATTACACTACTACTTTCAttgtttataattattaattatgtattgttgtaatttagtagtttattACTACCTTTTGTCTAAGCTTATACAATACTTAAATATTAAAGAGTAGTAATGGAGAGAGAGAGGGgagtatatatttcatatatatgtaagAATGGTGTACCTCATATGGTTACATTTACTCGATATATATACTACTAAAATACATGTACATTTGAGATTCTTCAATTATGAAGCATGTGAAATAGTGATATGTAAAAGTTGTCATCCACTTTTGACTTTTGGGATAACATCTTTTCACAACATCcctcttggatgacaattttattgaaAAAACAACTAGtactgtctcgttaaaaaccttgctaaagaaaaacccagtgggataaaaactttagccaaggaaaaaagagtgcagcataaagttgactccccctcaagtagatatCGCTGAGtcatcacatcttttgaacttgtctcatgccaatattgtgaacgtgtgttctgaagacagcagttgacagtgctttggtataaagatcagcagagttgttgattgaacgtatctcattttaatctggttgtcttttatgaGATACTTGAGTATAtaaaagaatctgaggttttcatctgaaactatatcatctaaatcttttatgtacaagtttagcccctgtgatttgtctacagtctccttcatggtttgctcaaaccgttgtttcaattcctattccctttcagtccttTTTTGAGCCtcaccaacataccattcttttccatcaaacttatgacctttaagaccgtctatggttttagcgcctcgtcagcatttatgttttgttctgtcacttttgatacttttctttcatttgtactatgcaagctgaattatcttcatagatagttgttgagcttttatagcgttctagtccacaagaatcaataatgatttgtgtcattgatctcaaccaaaacacATTATTGGGTAGCTTCATGTAATACAATGACTTTGGTATGATTTGAGGATGTAGCAATAAGTGTTTGTTTCTGGAACCGCCATGAAATTATTGTACCtctatttaggaatacatatccagtttaagATTTtgatttatgtggatcagataaataacctgcatctatataaccaaacaaatcttgttttgaattgttagaataaaataattttaaatcagcagttcctcaagggtatcgaaatatgtgtttgatcctatTCCAGTGTCTTTTTGTATGAGCTGAGCTAAACCTTGCCAACAAAGTAACTGCAAAATAAATGTCagttcttgtacaatttgtaaggtacataagagctccaattgcactaagatatggaacttctgaaccaagaacatCTTCATGTTCTTCTCGGGGACGAAATTGATCAgtgtcaacattgagtgatctaaccaccataggagtacttaatgattttgccttgtccatattgaagtgttttaaaaaaccTTTTTGGTATaatttgtttgatgtacaagtaaaccattaggcatatgctcaatttgtaaaccaaagcaatacttggttttttcgagatttttcatttcaaattctttctttagaagttgaatgacttcatgaatctctttatttgtacctatgatgttaagatcatcaacataaacagctataatcacatatccggatgttgttttcttaatgaaaacacatgggcaaataagattatttgtatatccttttcttatcaagtaatcacttaatcgggtataccacatgcgatccaattgtttcaacccatataaagacctttatgatttaatggaatacatttcattggattttgcatttgatgcttctgataccttaaatccttcatgtatattcatgtatatatcacaatcaagtgattcatttaaataagtagtaataacatccattAGATGCATTTCTAAATCTTTAGAaattgccaggctgattaagtaatttcatccataacaggagaataagttttctcataatcaattTCTAGTCTTTGAGAGAAGTTTTGAGTTACAAATctagctttaccttgtaacttcatttttcttatttctttttcggataaaaattcatttgtattccATATATTTCACAATGATAACTATTGATATGAAAACTTttctttattgagcgattcaaatttagCTCGTATTGTTTCTTTCTATTGAGCTCAGTCGTGTCTATTTTGACAtttaatgacagattttggttttggatcatcatcatcattcatgatgtcatatgcaacattatatgaaaatatctcgtcaagatttttcatttcattttggttccgtaatatttttgaatgtgcataattgattgaaaaatccgtgttgacatcatcaatctcctctgcagaaggagtattgatttgtggttcttttgaacactttcttttacctcattatcaactgattttcttttccgagaattattatctttggaaccaattgatcttccacgtttctgtcgtggcaaagactcatgagtgacattattgccagcttttagaatttcaattctagctgaagcatttactgctagtatatatgatttagtcactactttttgtatctgtaaatacatcaggtaacttatttgcaagttcttgcatatatattattttttaactttcttttcgcattcttttgtgcgatgtctATATACCTTagttgatgttcacatcatgaagcatctttttctttatttttcatttctccccctaatatagggaacaatgtttcattaaagtgacaatcagcaaaatgtgctgtaaaaacatcacacgtcatgagttcaatatatcttatgattgaagatatttcatatccaacatatatttccatccttatttgaggacccattttagtgcgttgtggtggtgcgataggaacataaaccgcacaaccaaatgttctaaggtgggaaatatttggctgatggcccaaaagcaagttgcaagggagaatatgtatgacttgcactcggtctaatgcgaattaatgatgcagcatgtaaaattgcatgaccccatatagatactgggggttttgttctcattatcaatggtctagctattaactgcaatcgtttgaCTAGTgtttcggctaaaccattttgtgtatgcacatgggtagcatgatgttcaacaacaatctcaatagacatgcaaaaatcattaaatgcttgagatgtaaactcaccagcattatccaatctcacccttttaatagtataatcagggaaatgtgccctcaatttaataatttgagcaagaaactttgcaaatgccatattacggtttGATAACATACAAACATgaaaccatccgctagatgcgtctattagaaccatgaaatatcaaaatggtccacatgatggatgaattagtccatatatataaccttgaattctttcaagaaacattggtgattctttctcaatattcttttcattaatcaccatatgtgcttttcattaatcaccatatgtgctttttcattaatcactatatgtgcttttcatcatatatccttttcaccatatgcgcttttaatcatatgcgctgcgcttttcatcatatgcacttttcatcatatacgcttttaattatatgcgctgcgcttttcatcatatgcgccttttatcatatgcacttttaatcatatgcgctgcgcttttcatcatatgtgccttttatcatatgcacttttaatcatatgcgctgcgcttttcatcatatgcgcttttcatcatatgcgccttttatcatatgcacttttaatcatatgcgttacgcttttcatcatatgcgcttttcatcatatgcgcttttcggtgctatatagatatttctcattttcggttatcattgactgataatcatatccattatgatatatatcagagaaacttaacaaatttctctttgatttaggAGAAAACAGGGCAttctttatcagaaaattcgtaccatttggtaatatgaatttttgcctttttcgttccttatatcaagtttgtaagacctgatatagtacttataattccttcatttgatttaaatcaatgaaatatttcttagatttgatcatagtgtgtatgttaccactatctgcaatacataggtatTTACCATTTAATTTATGTTGTATTTCAACATAATTCATACTAAaaattcaaataagataagcaaataatgagttatatttcagcaagataatcaaattatattacatgcaaacaagttacaatctgaagtacataaaagataataataaaacatatgcgttatggtttaaaaccatttatttatgagtgatacataacaagctaggcatcttagaaaattcaaaccattcaagtctcaaggtagctcagggtttatttaatcaagatttttcaacagattcactttcgttttcttttcttttgggacttatttgtagagctaaacaagacgttcatgtattcaagaaatactagactgatgatccacgttaccagatcattaataagaatctccgggattcttataagagcgtctactaacatcttcaattttattctttcatggatcaccgttatttcttgataattaatatcgtatctatctttgagtattttccataatacacttagatcttcgatcatataatatgtagattctaaggactcgtcaatatgtttgctaagaaaaatacttgctattgctttctcttgttcggaacaattgttattttcattcagggtttctaaaataccaattgattcgagatgtttttctacattcataacccatgttaagtagttgtttccACTTGATTcgaaaggagcaaatttaagcctttttaaattcaacattttctattatcaaaaaaaaaaatgaacataaatcataatcataataaacttctattcatagacaaataataaaatgaaattagaatcattttaaattcataagtagcaaacaacagaatagtggcatgattacaaatgataaaaccacaagggcaggatagaatataggttcacctggtggtatattagcaacaatgatgatagttagtatgaccaatacaataggaaaaatcatccttgtgtgaatcatctttacaaattttttttaagagtggtagtctgagaaaatgaagattgatttgtgaaaatgtgaaaacggagatgtttattttatatttgaaaaatatagtcgttgtaacatcGCCAGtttacgttaacaaccgttatgtatatatgaccgttgtaacgtcgttagttggtgttaacgactgttatgtactcgttgtattaataataattttaataaaagaatataattagtatatatacgactattataaatacatttagtataaaaacgaagattaagagaataaacatattaataataaatttaagaataaatattagtatgcatgaaataaataatgattagtaattgcataagtaatcataaataaatgtttgataacaataatataaatgttagtgaagttaataagagttaaaaTAACATAAATGTAATGTTAGTAAACATAAATTATACTTAGgcaacagtgtcgaccatatacaattcaggcggtataaccgaccatatataacttaaatacataaatataaatgttagtgaagttaataaaagttagattacagaaatataattcaggcggtataaccgaccatatataacttaaataacataaatataaatgttagtgaatttaataaaagttagattatagaaatataattcaggcggtataaccgaccatatataacttaaataacataaatataaatgttagtgaagttaataaaagttagattacagaaatataattttacttatgatgataataatatttacctaactaataaataatagaagatatcgttaaagaatttcttaccttgattagtgacttgtgcttgcttagataaaccttgattatacggagcactttgtGCTGATAACAtgttgtaatttagtagtttattACTACCTTTTGCCTAAGCTTATACAATACTTAAATATTAAAGAGTAGTAATGGAGAGAGAGAGgagtatatatttcatatatatgtaagAATGGTGCACCTCATATGGTTGCATTTACTCGATATATATACTACTAAAATATCTGTACATTTGAGATTCTTCAATTATGAAGCATGTGAAATAGTGATATGTAAAAGTTGTCATCCACTTTTGACTTTTGGGATAACATCTTTTCACAACATGTattgtatattaatattaaattaaaattaatttttactcAAACCTTTTTTATCAAAGTTAATTATTCGTATATTATTacttcaataataataattattatttttattaaagggtTTGTTAAAATGTACCAAGTGATACAGGATAATAAGTGTTTAATGAAGACATTATGGTCTAGTAGTACAACTAACACCATGTGTGTTGTGTGTTGGAAGAGATGTGAGGTTTTAAGTTCGAGTATACTCTTGGGTATTTATCCGATTTATGAAGTGACCACGAGAAGGTTTTACTGACCCGTATTTCAGAATTTTAGCCCACTCCGTCTCCCTCTCGAAATGGTTTAAGGATCGAGTCCTTGTAATGTGATTCCAGAATTCGTCCAAAAGCACGTGTGTGCGTAGAAGATGATCGGATGAGTTGGTCATTTCCCCGTTAGTGATtccaaatattttttttaaaaggtgTCTAATGAAGACAAAAATTTCTTAAATATCATCATTTGCAATCAATAATAACTACTCAGTAATTTCTTTTTCTTTCAAAAAACTATAACTTTATAAAAACTCGAGACCTTCATCAAAAAAATGAAGTCTCGCAACAAAGATACAAACAGAGGCACCGAGGCCCAAACAAACTAGACTAGCAAATACATCAAACCAACAACCAAACCCATGTTACTGCAAAGATGAACAAAAAGACCTAGCGAGAAAACAAGCGACAATACAAACCAATAACCTTCAAAGCAAAAAACACAAAATAAACGAAAGTAGGACATCACACGCCATCAACGTTAACTTTTCATGATGTCTCCCTGACCACTTTCTTTGCCTTAGATCTCTTTCTTTCTTTATGTTTCGGAAGCGTCATCGAACTAAACAACTTACCTTCCACCCTAATACAACCTTCAAGATCCTTTGTCACCTCCTCAAAAACACTAAAAGTTCTACCTGAAGAATTGTCATCATCTCGGCCCACTTCAGACTCGGGCCCAAGCCCATCAGAATTACCATAGTCCACAACCTCCTCACGACCCATCTTCGCTACTTCTCTTCTATGACCTATCTCGACCCGAGACCCAAACTAATTCTCCACATTCTTGCTATTCGATTGACCATCAGCCCCAGCCAACGTTGCCAAGAAAACAGGCAATTGAACTGAACCACACCTCCCAATATCCTTCTCTTGAATCCCCAAACCCCCACCATCATCACCCGAACTTAAACACCTTGCGCGTTTTCGTTTACGAAAGCCCTGAGAGTCTAGAGCCTCTTGAACCTTATCTAAAGAAAATGTAACCGAAGGCGACATAACAAAACCCGACCGTGAATTGTCAGAAAACAAATAATTACAACCCGCCTTAGGATCTGTAATCACCGGAGAAGAAAATCATAAATCAACCTCACCACCAGCAAGACCACCATTCCCATGACTGAATTGATCAGCCCGCAACCCATTACTCGTATCATCATTAACAACAAAATAATCTTCGCCACCAATAACAGAAGGGCCAATATGAACCCCTAAATCTATAGGACAACCATCCAAAAACACCTCCTTCATAAAAGACTCGTTTGACATCTGTACAAAATCACCGAAAAAGAAAACCGCATGTAATCTCTCCATGATTGACACATCTGACACTTCATTAACCCAAATGTGTCCTTTAACAAATCCATCAAAAATCAATGACACCAGAACGAGCTCATGAATGTGTTTAATGCAAGTAGTTTCAATAAAAGCAAACATAGAACCAAAACTTAACAAGTCATGCGTGAAATTAGCCACCTTTACTACCGTACCCACCCTACTATCTTTACTTCTAATGTTCTCATCAGACATAAACTTGGCCAAAAAACCCTGTAATTCCACCCAAACATACCTGAAAAAGACTTGCGTTTAGAGAAAAATGGACCACCATATCAAAACCTGAAACCTGACACTTCGTAAGAATATGGGAATAGGTATCCAAGTCGTCACATTCAATCACTCCTGCAACCGCCCCCATTTTTCTAAAAGACGACATATGAGCTTTGCAAGTGACCAGGAAGTATTTGATCttttcttccaccggaggaatcgaaTCGACAATGAGCACACACCGATCCAAACGTTCAATAACGGACTGATTGGGAACAAGCATCACTAGTGAATGTGAATGACCACCACGGCTGGATAAACCACCACCACGTCTACAAGGCCGCCCAACAAAGATTGGTTCACCAAAGATACTCGACTCGTTCATCTCTTGAACCACCAAAGTGGCATGTGCAATTAGCTTAAAAGATATAAACCCAAACCGCCTAAATAACCACGATTTGATTTCTTTAATCGGGGCCAAATTTGCAGAACGCATCTTTGAGGATATATTTTTTTGGACAGCTGTTAGGATCACCCAGAGGGACTTAACCACCCATGCGTTCATCTCCTACACATTTATACCTTCCCCAAACTGTGTGCCCAGGAGAAAACCCACACCAATCTCATACGGGGCATGGAAGGTAAAATCCTCTCCCCTTTACCCCCCCCCCCAACGCAatatgggaaaggtgtcatgggtggaacttcatggcagagatgaaattgtgggttaatatgtagccaacgggggtcgaacttgtaacatcccgcatttttctgttaaatttatttttaacaccgtctttttttatagataatatcttccgttatctaaattcgtacctttcgtaaacgaacgttcttaatatttccgttatttgattataacatctcccgtttactctcgcgtgtttaaatatttcgttcggttaattcacgtcgctatcaaactcgagggaccaaccTTGCCAATTGACCAAAAATATGACTAAGTCAAATAGTCAAAgtatcacctcctccattcatttcacctctttCCTTCTTCAtacttccatctttttctctcaatcttcaaacaagaaattcatcatctaaatccgaaacaagaagcaaacatcaaaacaaattacatattcgtgatcctctcttcatcctcttcgatttggtaccaatttcatctcgtttgggtaacatttctaaaactctaaatttatctaattcgtgtttttgacttgaaatgatgttagttagtgtctatggctcgtgtctagcatgaatgtaTGATTtagttgctcgatcttgttgttttgcataaactagcatgaacttgaaatgggtttgtttaatcttgaattttgaatgattaaatgttgtttaaatgttaaagttcatgtattaattgtgtt
The window above is part of the Rutidosis leptorrhynchoides isolate AG116_Rl617_1_P2 chromosome 1, CSIRO_AGI_Rlap_v1, whole genome shotgun sequence genome. Proteins encoded here:
- the LOC139867256 gene encoding ABC transporter G family member 3-like, whose amino-acid sequence is MEEIQSQSDNYMSSSSSPSSPVSRFPLNNFYYLRKSGSLRQPISFEDSPDWDDTDVEVKVVNNVVAAASTASRSDSPSSPPVPVTAVVSSNSGASIAWKNLTVSIKGKRKYSDRVVKNSNGFALPGTITVIMGPGKSGKSTLLRSLAGRLDDAGKIYGEVFVNGAKSKLIYGSYGYVEKKNTLIGSLTVREYLCYSALLQLPGFMCNKTSVVEDAIVAMSLGDCANKLIGGHCCTKGLSSGEKRRVTIASELLMKPQLLFIDEPLFHLDSVSALLMMVTLKKLASTGCTLIFTIYQSSTEVFGLFDRICLLSNGKTLFFGETLACLQHFSNAGFPCPIMQSPSDHFLRAINTDFDKIISVCKNWQDDHGDISAVNMDTAVAIRTLEETYKVSADAAAVETMILRLTEREGPSLKSKGTSNSVTKIAILTWRSLLIMSREWRHYWLRLVLYILLTLCIGTIFSGLGHSLTSVGARVGAIFVFISFSSLLSIIGVPAQLNEVKVYACEKSNRHSGGFVFLIGQFFASIPFLFLISISSGLLFSFLLGLRSEFTYLMYFVLNVFMCLLVNEGIVLFVVTIFQDTFWSISILVFMHVMMMLSAGYFRIRSALPGPVWMYPVSYIAFHTFSIQGILENEYDGVSFDVGQVRTISGYQALQNVYDVSSNERLKWKNVVILAIMSIGYRVLVFMLLQFRVKKNLPLLEFLCCTRKNSGRR